A window of the Lactuca sativa cultivar Salinas chromosome 5, Lsat_Salinas_v11, whole genome shotgun sequence genome harbors these coding sequences:
- the LOC111894776 gene encoding uncharacterized protein LOC111894776, protein MEFESNNISEDNNNNHEWQKVTYAKKNRKNQPKQQVPQPKALPNGSVVAGNDNVFTAIEKKSEERRKVIEAQRLSIYDPAPPPVKSSRKKNYSDYEDSDEEVANGVAGNDDVEEKKKKPKKVKKPKVTIAEAAEKIDVDNLASFQLEVTTSFEAQQDIQLMRFADYFGHAFSSVTASQFPWVKLLRESPVAKVADNPVSHIPEAVYKTSVDWINKLSMEALSSFLLWSLDSILADFAIQQGGSKGSKKVAQKHPQNLRWVCL, encoded by the exons ATGGAGTTCGAATCCAACAATATTTCTGaagacaacaacaacaatcacgaATGGCAGAAGGTTACTTACGCTAAGAAGAACAGGAAGAATCAGCCTAAGCAGCAGGTGCCTCAACCGAAGGCGCTTCCAAACGGATCTGTTGTCGCTGGTAATGATAATGTCTTCACTGCTATTGAGAAGAAATCGGAGGAGCGTAGGAAGGTTATAGAAGCACAGAGATTGTCGATTTATGATCCTGCTCCTCCTCCGGTTAAATCGTCAAGGAAGAAGAACTACTCCGATTATGAGGACAGCGATGAAGAGGTTGCCAATGGTGTGGCTGGGAATGATGATgttgaggagaagaagaagaaaccgaagaaaGTAAAGAAACCTAAGGTCACAATTGCGGAAGCGGCGGAGAAGATCGATGTCGACAACCTGGCTAGTTTTCAGTTGGAGGTGACG ACTTCATTCGAGGCACAGCAAGATATACAGTTGATGAGGTTTGCCGACTATTTTGGACATGCATTTTCTAGCGTGACTGCTTCACAATTTCCCTGGGTGAAGTTATTGAGAGAATCTCCTGTTGCTAAGGTTGCAGAT AATCCTGTGTCACATATTCCTGAGGCTGTTTACAAAACCTCAGTTGATTGGATCAACAAACTATCCATGGAAGCCCTTAGTTCTTTTCTCCTTTGGTCCTTAGACAGCATTCTTGCTGACTTTGCAATTCAACAAGGTGGCTCAAAGGGATCCAAGAAAGTTGCCCAAAAACACCCTCAAAATCTTAGGTGGGTCTGTTTGTAG
- the LOC111894775 gene encoding bax inhibitor 1, producing the protein MESSSFLDSQSSSPRSWTIFGSFMIFRQISPLVQKHLIKVYFLLCCTLMASVFGVILHMLLNIGGFLTFFATLGCLYSILTSPTHEKKKRVAVLMVLSTLHGATIGPLIELTIDVDPGILVSAFISTAIVFACFSGTALLARRRVFLYLGGFLSSCFSILVWAGFASLIFGDSAALFIIQMYFGLLVFIGYVVVDTQEIIESAHLGNLDYVTDALLLSTDFIAIFARILIIMLEYSSEEKEKKEKKQRK; encoded by the exons ATGGAATCCTCGTCGTTCCTTGATTCGCAGTCTTCTTCTCCACGCAGTTGGACAATTTTTGGTTCTTTCATGATTTTCCGTCAAATCTCTCCCTTAGTTCAGAAACATCTGATAAAG GTTTACTTTTTACTATGTTGCACTCTCATGGCATCTGTATTTGGAGTTATTCTTCACATGCTATTGAACATCGGAGGCTTTCTAACCTTCTTCGCGACATTGGGCTGCTTGTATTCGATACTAACCTCTCCTACACATGAAAAG AAAAAAAGAGTCGCAGTATTAATGGTGCTCTCCACTCTTCACGGTGCTACCATTGGCCCTCTGATCGAGCTGACCATAGATGTTGACCCAGG CATTTTGGTAAGCGCGTTCATATCAACTGCAATCGTATTTGCTTGTTTCTCAGGAACTGCATTGTTGGCAAGACGCAGAGTGTTTCTTTATCTTGGAGGTTTTCTCTCCTCTTGTTTTTCAATCCTTGTATGGGCAGGTTTTGCATCATTAATATTTGGTGATTCTGCTGCCCTCTTCATAATTCAG ATGTATTTTGGGCTCTTGGTGTTTATTGGGTACGTTGTGGTTGACACCCAGGAGATTATTGAAAGCGCTCATCTTGGAAATTTGGATTATGTGACAGATGCTCTCTTGCTTTCTACCGACTTTATTGCGATATTTGCTCGCATTCTTATCATCATG TTGGAGTATTCGTCTGAAGAGAaagagaaaaaggaaaagaaacaGAGGAAGTAA